From Meriones unguiculatus strain TT.TT164.6M chromosome 13 unlocalized genomic scaffold, Bangor_MerUng_6.1 Chr13_unordered_Scaffold_47, whole genome shotgun sequence, the proteins below share one genomic window:
- the LOC132651329 gene encoding zinc finger protein ZFP2-like: HTGEKPYKCNQCGKTFAKNSHVVRHKRTHTGEKPYECNQCGKAFAQNSHLIIHKRTHTGEKPYECNECGKAFAENSHLISHKRTHTGEKPYECNECGKAFAENSTLLSHKRTHTGEKPYECKQCGKAFAQNSALISHKRTHTGEKPYECNQCGKAFAENNTLLNHKRTHTGEKPYECTQCCKAFAQNSHLISHKRTHTGEKP; encoded by the coding sequence cacacaggagagaagccttacaaatgtaatcagtgtggtaaaacctttgcaaaaaacagtcatgtcgtgcggcataaaagaacacacactggagagaaaccttatgagtgtaaccagtgtggtaaagcctttgcacaaaacagtcatctcataatccataaaagaacacacactggagagaaaccttatgaatgtaatgagtgtggcaaagcctttgcagaaaacagtcatctcataagccataaaagaacacacactggagagaaaccttatgaatgtaatgagtgtggcaaagcctttgcagaaaacagtactctcttaagccacaaaagaacacacactggagagaaaccttatgaatgtaaacagtgtggtaaagcctttgcacaaaacagtgctctcataagccataaaagaacacacactggagagaaaccttatgaatgtaaccagtgtggtaaagcctttgcagaaaacaacACTCTcttaaaccacaaaagaacacacactggagagaaaccttatgaatgtacccagtgttgtaaagcctttgcacaaaacagtcatctcataagccataaaagaacacacactggagagaaacct